The sequence TGGCCTCCGCCGCCCGGGTGTGACCGGTGCCGAAATTTTCCGATACCAGCAGGATGTCGCATTTTCCGGCGGAATCCAAGGTGTGGACCGGCCACCCGTCTTCCGCGAGGGAAGCCCTTGGCCGCGCAACTTGAGCCATTACCATCTCCCCTTTGACCTGAAAAAGCGTGAACTTCGCCCTACTTCGGCAAAACGGCGTTCCCGGACGATCCGTTTCACGGACTTATTATACCACTTTTCCCTACCGGGTTTTCCCGGGGGAGGAGGATTTTTGGAAGTCCATCCCAAAATGCGCTCACATCTTCCCGCACCCGGGGGAAAGGGCACGGGGGGTTCGCCCGAAGCGGAACGGTCAACGCAGGCGGTGCATCGCCGGGGGAAGAGCGCACACAATACGGAGAAGGGCGAAAATGCCGGGTTATCTCCTGCGTTTGGGGTCGAATCATCGGGATCGCTTGCGACACACAGGACCAACCCTTTGATCATTGACGTTGAACCGGTTATTAGCTTGCCGTTTCCCGTTGGACCACAAAAATCATCTATGGATGCCGTTTGCAAGTATATACAAGGCCGGGATGATCCCTGCCTTTTGCCGCCTGACCGATTTTTCCGCTTCTTCCGAAGAGAAAGGGACATGGCGGCTTTATTCAGGATCAGCCATCGCGGCGACGCGATCGGGTGAACATGGAAATTACATCACTCACGAAAGATTGTGAATCCCGATTTTCCCACGGACATCCTGCAATTCCCGAAACGGCTTCCTCCAGACGATCAGAAAGGGGCCGTCAGCTGCGACGAATCAGTAAAAAAGCGTCCCGCGGGAATCCCCTTCAATTCGCCGCATCATCCCGGGTTCCGTCGCTTTTTTCTCATAATCGACCACCCGTCGATGCTTCCTGCGTCCTGTCCGCCAAGCACCACCTCATCATGCTGAAAAGGACTGTTTTCAAGAGGCTCCTTCAGGTTCCGCCGGAGTCTTGTCATAGGCGGAGGATTCCCGGCCGAGCAGAAAATCCACCGGCACCTCGAAGAAGTCCGCCATTTCTTCAGCACCCGCAGACGGTTCGCGTATCCCCGCTCGCAATTTGACGGGGACTGATTGGCCCTTCCCAATTTGTAAGCCACCGTTTCCGACGACTTTCCTTTCTCTCAGAATTCGGATGCGATCCGTCAGTCTCCCCGACGGGCCGTTTGTTTGGTTCTGTGGAAGGCGGGGAAGAAAAAGGGTCTCAGGGTTTGTAGATGTCGTTGCCGGCCTGTTTTTCAAGGAGTTCGAGGAGCTTTCTCCTCTCTTCTTCATCCTCGATGCTTTCGATGTACTTCTTGAAATAACCGTCGGGCAAGGGGTGCTCGCGGAAGTACATTGCAAGACCTGCCCGGATGATCACGGCACTGGGCACCTCCTCATCTTGAGATTCGGTCTCATAGGCCGCCTGCGCATCCAGCCGCGCCTTCATGAGCGGAGGCAATGTGAAGAGCTGCTTGACGTTCTTGTGCCTCGCTTTTGGCCGTGCCATTTTCCTCCCTCCCGATTGTCCCGGTATTTGTTCCGTTTAAGTATATATCACAGAAATATAATGATCAAATTAAAAACGATATTCATATATAACAAATGGACCGGCTTCGCCCGGCTGTGTAAAGGGCAGGAGGCGGAATGGGATGAAGCATGAACGCACGACCATCCAACGAAAACAGGGGCGGCCGATCACCATGTGCCGAACGCCTCCGGAAAGCGGACAGAAATTGCGATCCACATCGACAAGACGGCGGTCGTAATGCTGATTCGCAGAAAGAATCGGAAGCGAAGGGAGAATTTTTCCGTTCAAGAACCGGATCAACAGACAGCGGCTGAGGAAAAGCGGTCGGCCCGTTCAGGTGAACTTCGCCAAAGCGCTCGGAAAAGTTGTTTGAGCGGAGGGAAAAAATCACCCTTCCTGCCCGAGCGGGAAAACCAAAAAATGCGACCCGAAAGGTCGCGGGCGGCGATCAATCTGATTCACACGGAAAAATGTCCTGCCCGGGGCTTCAATCGTTTTTGGAAATCTCCCCCTCCGCGAGGGGATCGGACATCTCCCCTTTTTGGACCAGCTCTTTGCGGATCTCGTCAAGGGCTCCCTTGCCGAGCTCCTTTTCGATGATTTGTTCAAAAGCCTCTCTGCCGACCATGGAAATGGTGTAGTTGATGACGCCGTTGGTTTCGTTTGTTTTTTTCTCCGCGATCCGCCGAAGGGCCTCGTGCATTTCCTTGGGGACCGCGATGATCATCCGTTGAACCTCCCTCTTGCGGGGGTTCTTCGGCCTCGCCATGGAATCCCTCCTCGGGGTTATCCATAAAACATCTTTGTGATGATTTATTTCAATCCCATGATATCCTCAAAATCATCAGCCGCAAACACGGCCGGAGGAAAGCCGGTGGCTGACAAGTCCGGCTGGACAGCGCCAATCGCGGACAGCAATGACCGCTCTAACACCAGGCGGCCGCATTCCCAGCCATGGTGCAGGAAGCCCCTTCCGGCTCCGAAAGCGGGGAAGCGGGCGACAACGGGGCGCCCCCCATCGGCGGACAGGCTACTTCGGCTCCAACAGCGCACAGCACTCCACGTGCCCCGTCTGAGGGAACATGTCCACCGGCTGCACTTCCCGGACCCTGTACCCCAGCTCGGACAGATATTTCGCATCGCGGGCGAGGGTGGCGGGATTGCAGGACACATAGACGATTCTTCCGGGCTTCATGGAGGCCGCGGTCTCCAAAAGCGCGGGATCGCATCCCTTCCGCGGCGGATCGAGCACGATGACGTCCGGTCTGATCCCCTCGCGGTGCCAGCGGGGCATCACCTCTTCGGCCGCCCCCTCTTCAAAGGTGACGTGGCCCATGCCGTTGAGGGCGGCGTTTTGTTTGGCGTCCCGGATCGCCGCGCCGACGACGTCCACGCCGTAGACGCGCTTGGCGCGACGGGCGAGATAAAGGGCGATGGTTCCGATGCCGCAATAGGCATCGATCACGGTTTCGACGCCGGTCAGGGCGGCGTATTTCGCCACCTGATCGTACAAAACCTTGGTCTGGACCGGATTGACCTGAAAAAAGGAGTTCGGGGAGATGGCGAACACCACGTCCCCGATCCGGTCATAGATGACTTTTCGTCCCCACAGCAACCGATTCTCCGGACCCAGGATCACATTGGTCCGTCTTGGGTTCACATTTTGGACGACGGATTTCAGCCCGGGAATCTCCCTGCGCAATTCCTCCACCCATTGTTGCCGGCGGGGGAGATTCTCCCCGTTCGTCACCAACACCACCATGCACTCCCCGGTATGAAAGCCCGTCCGCACCATCACGTGGCGCAAAATCCCGCAGTGATTCCGCTCGTCATAGATGGGGGTGTTCAGGCGCCGCGCCAGTTGTTTCACTTTACGGATCACCCGGTCGTTCAGCGGATGCTGGATCAGGCAGGCGTCCGTATCCACAATCCGGTGCGACTTGGGGGCGTAAAAACCGGCGACCACCTTTCCGCCCTCCATCCCGAAGGGAACCTGGGCTTTGTTTCGATAACCCCAGGGATGATCCATCCCGATCACGGGATGGATCATCACTTCCTCCATCCGTCCGATCCGGAAAAAGCTGTCGCGCACCTGCCTTTCTTTCATCCGCAACTGCTCGGCGTAGGACACATGCTGCAGCTGACATCCCCCGCACTTGCCGAAAACGCCGCAGGGAGGCGCGGAGCGCTCCGGAGACGGCCGAATCACTTCCACCATCCGGGCGCGGCCATGGTTTTTCTTCACCGCCTCCACTTGCGCCAAAACCCGTTCCCCGAGGACGGCAAAGGGAACAAACAGGGTAAAACCTTCGTATTTCCCCACCCCTTCACCGGAGTGGCTGTAACCGGTGATCGTCAGTTCAACTTTCTGTCCCGTCTGCACAGGCTGTTTTTCCATATCCGACTCCCTCTTTTGGCGAAAAAGGCCCCGCTTGCTCGGCAGCGAGGCTTCCCTTCAAGTTCACCTCGTCGCTGGACGCCGTGGACCGGGCCCGGAAGAGGTGATGAAAACGTTTCCGAAGCTCCGAAGCCCCGCGGCTCACCGCCGCTGTTTTTGCCTTTGGCGCCAGCGGTTCACCTTGGCGATCGTGCCGCATGCCCTGCCTTCGGGTCCGTCGGCATTCATGCTGCACCAAACCTTGCTTTTGTTTCGGGTGTTGTCATAAAAAACCCAACGACAGTCCGGACAAGCCTTGAACCGCTCCCACTTGCCCTCGGACACGGCCTCCACGGCCAAAGCCAGCAATTCTCCGCAGAGGCTCCCGCCCCCCCTGTAATGCACCCGTCCGTTCCGGATGCAAGCCGTCACAGGATATTTTTCCAGCCACCGGTTGAGAAACGTCGCATCGCCCTTTCCCAGATGGTTGCGCAAGTCTTCCCGGAGACGCACCACTTCCTCTTTCGGTTCCGCGGCGATATCGGGGCCGAAATGGGCATCCCGGAACGAGCGGACATCTTCGTCTTCCCGAAGATGATCCGTCGCCACCCTCGTGTCGTTGGGGATTCGCCAGGTATTCAGAAAAGCGCGGAGAACTTCGAGCCGGCCCGGGGCCTGCTGATTTTTTTGCGCGGGTTTCCGGGCTCCTTCCCGGGAATTCATGGTTTCCACCCACATTCGAAGAGGCTTCATCGGCAGGAATATTATAACACAGTCGGCTCGGGCATCCCCTCGTCTCCGGCGACGTTGCCGCGCGCGACGCTTCCGCCTCCGCCCCCCAAACGCCGCCGCAGGTTGTAAACCACTAAAATAAAATAGATGGTTGCGCCTGGGAGGGATCTGCAGTAAAATGTGATCAGTCGATGATTAACCATCAAAATAAAATTGACGGTTACAAGGAGGCGAATCGTGGGTCCTTTCCACCTGTTCCGAAGCAGCATCAGCCTGCTGCTCTGGTCCGCCCTGGTCCTTGGTGCCGCCAAATTTTCCGTCACCGCGTTCCTCGCGGTCTATTTGTCCCAAATCCTCCGGCTTCCCGCTTGGCAGACAGGCACGATCCTCAGCACCGCCCTGATCGTCAATTACGCCCTGCCCGCCTTTTCGGGAGCGGTGACGGACCGAATCGGATACCGGACTGCCATGGCCCTGGGGTGCGGTTTCATCGGCGCCGGCTATTCCCTCTTCGCCCTGTCCGGGATCTTTCCGCTTCTGGTGCTGGCCGCCTTTTTCGTCGGGCTGGGGAGCGCCCTGTTTGATCCCTCCCTCCGGGCGGCGCTGGGACACTTGCCTAAAGCCCTGAGAAAAAGGGCCTTCACCGGTCTGAACCTGGCCCTGAACGGCGGTGCGGTGCTGGGAGCGGGGCTGGGCGGCGGAGCCGTCTCTCTGTTCAATGAAAAAAGCCCCCTGATCATCGGGGCCCTGTTGAGCTTGGCACTCGCGGCATCATTCCTGATGTTGGGAACCCATCTTCCCGGCGGTTCCCCTTCGGGGCGCCTCCGCCAAACGATCCGCAACGTGTTTTCCAATCGGCGCTTTCTTCGGTTTTCGCTCACCATGAGCCTGTATTGGATGATGTATGCCCAACTGACGGTGGCATTTCCCCTTCAGATGTTCCATCTCACCCGGGACAGCCGGTGGAGCGGCCTGATCATCCTGACCAACGGGCTCTTCGCCCTCCTCTTCATGTTTCTTGTCCGCCGCCGGCTGGAGCAAACCGTCTCCCTCGAACGGATCCGGATCGGCTTTGCGATCACGGCCGCGGGTCTGGCTGCGGTTCCCCTTCAGGCATCGGCCCCTTGGGTAATCCTCTGTGTGCTGCTCTTCACTATCGGAGAAACCTTCGCCCTGCCGGGGATGGACATCGCCGTGGCGGAATTCAGCCGATCCAGAGACACGGCAGCCCATTACGGCGTCTTTGAGCTCTCTTTCGCCCTGGGAGGCTCCCTGGGAAGCTATATGGGAGCCGTTTGGATGGAGCGCTGGGGGGAAACTGCCTGGCCGTGGATTCTCCTCAGTCTGCCGGGAATCGCAGGATTTTTCCTGATGCACTATCTGGTGCGCGATCTGAGAGAAAACCCGGGCGGGCAGAATCTTTCCCTGCGTGCGGCGACCCGCCGCAGGTTTTTCCCATAAAATCAGGCGGAGTCCTCCCGCCGGCCGCTCCCGGTGCAAGGGGGCCCGTGCGCAGAGGTCTCCGCCCGCTCGCATCTATCCGCCCGGTTCACATCACCGGCTGCTCCTCCAGTGCCTCCCGCACGGTAGAGGTGATCCATTCGGACACGAGAGGATGGGGCAGATATGTCCGCCCGGAATAGACGTAGGGAATCCCCTCCAGCCGGGAGGGAATCACCTTCCGGGTGAAATAGCCTTCGCTCAGAAACAGGGGAACCACCAGCAACCGGTATTTCCGGGCGAGATCCTCCGCCCGCCCGCGCAGGTTGTCCGGGTGAAAGGTGGCGCTGGAAACCCCGGCAAATCCCGCCTCCCGCTGAATCTGAACAGCCAGGCGGTCCATCGCCCGTTCCCATTCTTTCCGCAAAACGGGGGTTTCATTGCCGTGCCCGACCAACAAAACCCATTCGTCCTGCGGATCGGCGCTGAGTTCCCTCGCCCGTTCCGTCAAAATCCGGGCGATAAACGGGTGGTCGTCCATCGGGCGGCAAAACCGCACCCGGGCATCAAACTCGATGGGCGTCACATCCACTTCGACGGGCCAGGGCGGCTCCACGCCCAGCATCCGGGCGATTTCAGCGATATGGGCGCTGCCGGAGGAAACGAAGAGCGGAACGGCCACAATCTCCTCCACTCCCTGTGCCTCCAGAGATCGGATGGCGTCGGGAATCGCCCGTCCCTCCACCATTTCCAAAAAACCGACAGCGACCGGCATTTCCACATCCACCCGTTCGACGGCGTCGTCCACCATCGCCACCCATTCGGATTTGCTGGAACCGTGAGCTATGACCAGCGCACCCCGTTTCCTCATCGTCTCACCTCGTTCTCTGCTGTTCTCCCCATTATATCACCTGAACAAAATTCTTCCTGGGAAGATTTTGTGACATTCCCTCCGCTAGCGCGAGAGCCGCCGAACCGCCTGCCAGGCAAAAAAGGCGAAGAAGAGACTGACGAAACCGCTGAGGACGTTGGGCTCCCCCATGAAAAAAAACTGCATTCCCGCGTTGGCCAACAGAAGAAGGATGAGCAAATGGTACACCCATCGATGGAAGGGGTTTCCGCTCAGCTCGAAATAGGTGACAAACAGATAGAGCGCGATCAAGTACAAGTGGACCGAATAAGCCGGTTCCGCGGCGAGATACAGGGTTCCCCAAACAAGCATGAGGATAATCAGAATGCGGTAAAAGATCAGCAAACCTTACACCCCATTTGACCGAATTGAACATGACAAACGCCGTCCGGCAAGAACCGGCGGCAGACATCCCACATCAACGCGAGGGAGGCGGGTGCACCGTCCGCCCCTCGCCGAAAGGCGGAACGAAGCGGCCCTTCTCCTGGGCAGCCTTTTCGATCCCGAAAGAAAAAGAAATGCCCGGATATTTATCATACCATGTTTGTCCCCCGATGAAAAAAGGAAGCGAAGCCAAAAAAACGGCCACCTCCGCGGGAGCATGCGGTCGGAGGTGGCGTAAAGCGGGTTGCGGGAGGGAAGATTGGGGAACTGTTTCACTGCCCGATCTGTTCCCGGATCAGCCGGTTGACGATCTGCGGATTGGCTTTTCCCCGGGTGGCCTTCATCACCTGGCCGACGAGATAACCGAGGGCGCGATCCTTTCCGTTTTTGAAATCGGTGACCGACTGAGGATTTTCTTCGATCACCCGGGCGACGATCTTTGCCAGTTCCCCTTCGTCGCTGATCTGCACCCAGCCCTTTTCCTTCACGATTCTTTCCGGATCGCCGCCCTTCTCCACCAGTTCCTTAAACACGTTTTTGGCGATCTTGGTGCTGATCGTTCCCTTCTGGATCAGGCCGAGCATCCCCGCCAGGCCCGCGGGGGTGATCCGGGTCTCCTTGAGCTCCTTGCCGGTGGCGTTCAGGTAACCGAGGAGCTCGCCGGTAATCCAGTTGGCGGCTCCCTTCGGATCCGCGCCCGCCTGCACCGCTCCGTCAAAAAAGTCGGCGATCGCCTTGACGGCCGTGAGCAATCCCGCATCGTAGGCGGAAAGGCCGTATTCCCGCATGTAACGATCCCGGCGGGCGTCGGGAAGTTCGGGAATGGAGGACCTAACCCGCTCTTTCCACTCCTCGTCGATGTGCAGGCGAACCAGATCCGGCTCCGGGAAATAGCGGTAATCGTGGGCCTCCTCCTTGCTGCGCATCTGCTTGGTCCGGCCCTCGTCCTCCAGCCAGCGCAGGGTGGCCTGTTCCACCTTTCCCCCCGAATCGAGCACTTCCCGCTGGCGCCGCTCCTCGTACTCCAAGGCCCGCTCCACATTGCGGAAAGAGTTGAGATTCTTCAGCTCCGTCTTCGTCCCGAAGGAACTGCTTCCGACGGGCCGCAGGCTGATGTTGGCGTCGCAGCGGAGAGAACCTTCCTCCATTTTCACATCGGAGACTTCGCAGTACTGCATGATCGCCTTCAATTTTTCCAGATAAGCCCGGGCCTCCGCCGGGGAACGGAGGTCCGGTTCGGAAACAATCTCGATCAGGGGCACGCCGACCCGGTTGTAATCCACCAGGGAACCGTCCCCGTTTTCGGAGTGGATCAGCTTCCCCGCATCCTCCTCCAGATGGACGCGGGTGATGCCGATTCTCTTCCGCTTCCCGTCCACGTCGATTTCGATCCAGCCGCCGGTTCCGATCGGCTGATCGTACTGGGAAATCTGATACGCCTTGGGCAAATCCGGATAGAAGTAATTTTTCCGGTCAAATTTGCTGTATTCGGCGATGCGGCAATTCAAAGCCATGGCCGCTTTCATGGCGTATTCCACCGCCTGCCGGTTCAACACCGGCAAAACGCCGGGATGCCCCAGACAGATGGGACAGGTGTGCGTGTTGGGCGGCGCGCCGAACTCCGTCGAACAGCCGCAAAAGATTTTGCTTTTCGTGGAGAGTTCCACGTGCACTTCCAATCCGATTACCGTTTCATAGGCGGTCACGAACGCTCACCTCCCAACGGGGGTTCGGGAAGGGGCCCGGCCTGTTGCTCATAGGCATGGGCCACCCGCAGAACCGTCTCCTCGTCAAAGGGGCGGCCGATCACCTGCAGACCGACGGGCAGCCCCCCGCTCAAGCCGCAGGGAACGCTGATCGCGGGCAACCCGGCCAGGTTGACCGGAATGGTGCAGATGTCGTTCAGATACATGGTCAGCGGATCATCCACCTTTTCACCGATGCGGAAGGCGGTGGTCGGGGTGGTCGGTCCGATCACCACGTCGTACTTTTCAAAGATCTGGTCGAAATCGCGCTTGATGAGGGTCCGCACCTTCTGGGCCTTCAGGTAATAGGCGTCGTAATAGCCGGAGCTGAGGGCGTAGGTGCCCAGCATGATCCTCCGCTTCACCTCCGGCCCGAAACCGACGCTGCGGGTGTTGTAATACAACTCCGTCAGGTTGTCCGCGGGCGCGCGGACTCCGTACCGGATTCCGTCGTAACGGGCCAGGTTGGAGGAAGCCTCCGCGGGGGCCAGCAGGTAGTATGTCTCCACCGCATAGCGGATGTGGGGCAGGGAAACCTCTTCACATACCGCTCCCATCCCCTCCAGCACCCGAAGCGCCTCAAGCACCCTCTCCCGGACGCCGGGTTCGATTCCATCCCCCATCAATTCCCGGGGAACGGCCACTTTCAGCCCCTTCACTTCCCCGGTCAGGGCTGACAGGTAATCCGGAACCTCCACGTCGGCGGAGGTGGAATCCATGGGATCATGCCCGGAAATCACCTGCAACACGTAGGCGGCGTCCTCCACACTCTTCGTCAGCGGTCCGATCTGATCCAGCGAAGAGGCAAAGGCGACGAGACCGAAGCGGGAAACGCGCCCGTAGGTGGGCTTCAGGCCGACCACGCCGCAGAAGGCGGCCGGCTGCCGGATCGAGCCCCCCGTGTCCGATCCCAGGGCAAAGAAAACTTCTCCCGCGGCCACCGCGGCGGCGGAACCTCCGCTGGATCCCCCCGGCACCCGTTCCAGATCCCAGGGGTTGCGCGTCAGATGAAATCCCGAGTTTTCCGTGGAGGAACCCATGGCAAACTCGTCCATGTTCGTCTTTCCGACGGGAATCGCCTGGGCGGCCCGCAGTTTTTTCATGACCGTCGCGTCGTAAATCGGGATGTAGTTGGCCAGGATTTTGCTGGCGCAGGTGGTGAGCAATCCCTCGGTGCAGATATTATCCTTGATGCCTGCCGGAATGGCGGCCAGAAGTCCCCGCTCTCCGCCCTCCGCCAGCTGTTTGTCCAGCTCCTCCGCCCGGGCGCGCGCCCCTTCCCGGTCCACCGTGATAAAGGCGCCCACGCGGTCTTCCACTTCGTCGATCCGTCTCAGGGAAAGGTCCACCAGTTCCCTGGCGGAGCAGTCCCCTTCCGCCAGGCGCTTATGTATCTCCTTGAGCGACTTTTTGAGCAGCGACATCGTATCC comes from Planifilum fulgidum and encodes:
- a CDS encoding sirohydrochlorin chelatase; this encodes MRKRGALVIAHGSSKSEWVAMVDDAVERVDVEMPVAVGFLEMVEGRAIPDAIRSLEAQGVEEIVAVPLFVSSGSAHIAEIARMLGVEPPWPVEVDVTPIEFDARVRFCRPMDDHPFIARILTERARELSADPQDEWVLLVGHGNETPVLRKEWERAMDRLAVQIQREAGFAGVSSATFHPDNLRGRAEDLARKYRLLVVPLFLSEGYFTRKVIPSRLEGIPYVYSGRTYLPHPLVSEWITSTVREALEEQPVM
- the gatB gene encoding Asp-tRNA(Asn)/Glu-tRNA(Gln) amidotransferase subunit GatB: MTAYETVIGLEVHVELSTKSKIFCGCSTEFGAPPNTHTCPICLGHPGVLPVLNRQAVEYAMKAAMALNCRIAEYSKFDRKNYFYPDLPKAYQISQYDQPIGTGGWIEIDVDGKRKRIGITRVHLEEDAGKLIHSENGDGSLVDYNRVGVPLIEIVSEPDLRSPAEARAYLEKLKAIMQYCEVSDVKMEEGSLRCDANISLRPVGSSSFGTKTELKNLNSFRNVERALEYEERRQREVLDSGGKVEQATLRWLEDEGRTKQMRSKEEAHDYRYFPEPDLVRLHIDEEWKERVRSSIPELPDARRDRYMREYGLSAYDAGLLTAVKAIADFFDGAVQAGADPKGAANWITGELLGYLNATGKELKETRITPAGLAGMLGLIQKGTISTKIAKNVFKELVEKGGDPERIVKEKGWVQISDEGELAKIVARVIEENPQSVTDFKNGKDRALGYLVGQVMKATRGKANPQIVNRLIREQIGQ
- the rlmD gene encoding 23S rRNA (uracil(1939)-C(5))-methyltransferase RlmD, encoding MEKQPVQTGQKVELTITGYSHSGEGVGKYEGFTLFVPFAVLGERVLAQVEAVKKNHGRARMVEVIRPSPERSAPPCGVFGKCGGCQLQHVSYAEQLRMKERQVRDSFFRIGRMEEVMIHPVIGMDHPWGYRNKAQVPFGMEGGKVVAGFYAPKSHRIVDTDACLIQHPLNDRVIRKVKQLARRLNTPIYDERNHCGILRHVMVRTGFHTGECMVVLVTNGENLPRRQQWVEELRREIPGLKSVVQNVNPRRTNVILGPENRLLWGRKVIYDRIGDVVFAISPNSFFQVNPVQTKVLYDQVAKYAALTGVETVIDAYCGIGTIALYLARRAKRVYGVDVVGAAIRDAKQNAALNGMGHVTFEEGAAEEVMPRWHREGIRPDVIVLDPPRKGCDPALLETAASMKPGRIVYVSCNPATLARDAKYLSELGYRVREVQPVDMFPQTGHVECCALLEPK
- the gatA gene encoding Asp-tRNA(Asn)/Glu-tRNA(Gln) amidotransferase subunit GatA, producing the protein MSLLKKSLKEIHKRLAEGDCSARELVDLSLRRIDEVEDRVGAFITVDREGARARAEELDKQLAEGGERGLLAAIPAGIKDNICTEGLLTTCASKILANYIPIYDATVMKKLRAAQAIPVGKTNMDEFAMGSSTENSGFHLTRNPWDLERVPGGSSGGSAAAVAAGEVFFALGSDTGGSIRQPAAFCGVVGLKPTYGRVSRFGLVAFASSLDQIGPLTKSVEDAAYVLQVISGHDPMDSTSADVEVPDYLSALTGEVKGLKVAVPRELMGDGIEPGVRERVLEALRVLEGMGAVCEEVSLPHIRYAVETYYLLAPAEASSNLARYDGIRYGVRAPADNLTELYYNTRSVGFGPEVKRRIMLGTYALSSGYYDAYYLKAQKVRTLIKRDFDQIFEKYDVVIGPTTPTTAFRIGEKVDDPLTMYLNDICTIPVNLAGLPAISVPCGLSGGLPVGLQVIGRPFDEETVLRVAHAYEQQAGPLPEPPLGGERS
- a CDS encoding MFS transporter gives rise to the protein MGPFHLFRSSISLLLWSALVLGAAKFSVTAFLAVYLSQILRLPAWQTGTILSTALIVNYALPAFSGAVTDRIGYRTAMALGCGFIGAGYSLFALSGIFPLLVLAAFFVGLGSALFDPSLRAALGHLPKALRKRAFTGLNLALNGGAVLGAGLGGGAVSLFNEKSPLIIGALLSLALAASFLMLGTHLPGGSPSGRLRQTIRNVFSNRRFLRFSLTMSLYWMMYAQLTVAFPLQMFHLTRDSRWSGLIILTNGLFALLFMFLVRRRLEQTVSLERIRIGFAITAAGLAAVPLQASAPWVILCVLLFTIGETFALPGMDIAVAEFSRSRDTAAHYGVFELSFALGGSLGSYMGAVWMERWGETAWPWILLSLPGIAGFFLMHYLVRDLRENPGGQNLSLRAATRRRFFP
- a CDS encoding CGNR zinc finger domain-containing protein translates to MNSREGARKPAQKNQQAPGRLEVLRAFLNTWRIPNDTRVATDHLREDEDVRSFRDAHFGPDIAAEPKEEVVRLREDLRNHLGKGDATFLNRWLEKYPVTACIRNGRVHYRGGGSLCGELLALAVEAVSEGKWERFKACPDCRWVFYDNTRNKSKVWCSMNADGPEGRACGTIAKVNRWRQRQKQRR